GGTATACTCAGTTTATCTTGCTGTACATGAACGGttaaaagttgataataaaattccGGAGCAACTTTAAATGTACCGTCAATTGTCCAATTCTTAAAACGTTTTAAATCTTGTAGCCCAGCATCAGATGCAAACATCAATATGCGATCCACATCGTCGATACCTGAATCATATTGAAGGAAAGTTTTCCCGCCCTCTATGACTGTAAATTCTAGTGGTATCGAATATCCTGCCCTTCCACATGGAACGGAAGGAAAATTTGAAAGTTTTTGTCTCCACTTCCTAATATTCCTGCTTATGTGACTTGTATTGGGCATTTGAGATAGGACAGATTCATCGAGAGACGCAGTAGCTTGAGCTACCAGGACGCGACTTGACTGATGAGacgttttcactttttcttttaacgATTCATGCGCAACTTTGGCATCTACACGATCTTTCGTTGACGAGTGTGTATGTTCGTTTACATGTTGCAAAACTTCAAAGTCGTTGTCCGATGTTTTTTTTGTATGTAGTCTAGCCTTGCAGTTTCTCTTCTTTCGTTGACTACACACCCAGTATATAATTGTACCGTCCTTATTTGTTCCATGTTTATGGTACATGAACTGTTGCTCATCAACAACCATATCGTTCCCACGTTCACTCTTAATGATGGACACCATTGTGGGTTGAAGTTTCCAGAAATACTAAACTCTAAATACTAAAAGTCgttattgtgatatttttgtttataaacaacttaaaaatttcctaaataatggTGGTTTGGAAACCTATCTAAAAATCTTAAGAGGTAAACAGTTGTCGAAACAATAACAAATAACGAGGAAAATCTTGAATGGAAAACTTATAGTAAAAGTCGGGGATATAAGGTAATAAAGTTgtaggtctgtttgtttgttttaaaccaTTCCTATGGGGTTAGAGTTACAGTTTTACACTGAGAAATAATTTCActtcatttaatttaaaaaaaaaaaaaaaaaaaatatatggtggcgattttccgggtggcaatattcctaggtaggcaatattcccagtggcaatattcccggtggcaattgacccagtggcaattttcccagtggcaatattcctagcgcccctggcaaagtcccagaagcctgtctcggtgtcgaagaagggccgactccgagtctgctaggatcagccagtcgtccagataatggaggagacggatgccgttcctgtgcgcccacgacgaaatcagggtaaacactctggtgaacacctgaggtgctgtggagagactgaagcacagcaccttgaactggtaggttttgctgtctaggctgaatctcaagtacttcctggaagacggatggattgggatctggaagtacgcgtccttcagatccagtgtgcacatgaagtcttgtggtctcaccgcaagtctcaccgtgtctgctgtctccatgctgaacggagtttgcttgacaaacttgttcagagctgagaggtcgatgacaggtctccagcctccagacgccttctttacaaggagtcgactgaagaagcctggggagccgtggacgacctcctggagagcatccttcttgagcatggtctcgacttctgcccgaagggctagcccctttaccgatcccatggcataggagctcaacgacactggattcgctgtcaggggaggttgagatgtcgtgaatgggacgcgatacccttggccgatcacggagaccgtccaagcatcggccccatgttgctgccacctgtgcacgcaactttgaaggcatccccccacaggtggacacgcggggggactgccactcctagcgcttgcggccgcggccgctccctctaggagtcttgcctccaatggaggacttactgcccctcttgtccttggcaggaaagggctggggctcagacaccactttcttagctgccggcgcctgcttcggagtcttgcgaggctgctgctgatgttgctgcggagctggaggcttgtagggccgagatgcaagggccctttggatgagggagtcctgactcgacttcctccacctctcagctgtacgttccatgtcctggggctcaaacagattccccccgaggagggaggcatgtctgagcctgttgacgtccacggcggggaccttcggatggatcttctcggtcaccgcatcacgacgcttgagcaccgagttggcccacaggttggtaacctgatgcgccaggaactcgatggagcgagtgcccgagaggaggaaggtctccagggccttcctattgctctccttagacagatcctcagagcgcaataggatgcccagagaacctagccagatatgcagccacgaagtggcctgcatggcgcacttcgcgaccttctcatggcttagaatctccaacgccgagaacgtcacctgccgggcggagagcttctcaagaggaactcccctagtaaactcttctaccgaatggtggaggggaagagcgaggctagactcccccatgatctcaaaatacctcctctgctggagacgaggaggtgggaggagtttgttcccggcagaggaacgactggaggtagcgagtactgcgagctgagcattagccctggctctggcactcttcagcccctgggaccagggcagagccgcgctggcctttgggggcttctgagtcccataaacctgatccaggaccgtgtccttgccttcacggggggcgatcacagggtccatgaacccgttgagctgtctcatcaggcccaggacctgccagaaggcatgctcagactcttgctgctctcctccctgcggactggcagctaagtctcctgtccccggaagttcttcctggggagacacgtggacgttctcccggggcctagctggttcctgacgaatacgtgcagaagacttcggcaacgtcttggagtccttgggttccctcctgggcgggatacaagactccagcaaagtggtctggtaggcaccttccgcgcaagacgattctcctccacgaggaggtgactccccccttggtgacgagggggagaccgccgcctcactggactctcccgaggacggaaaagcctcgtctacgggagaaggagaaaacgactgcgaaggggacggggccttcctgacggacctcttaggaaccaacttctccctgggagaagtgaccacgaagtccactcctctccttcccttcagcggggacgaggccgtcgctggcttgtgtcctagatcggcgagtgccggcttcatagccttcactaacgcccacaTCAAAGAGTCCGAAtttcctgctggagggaaggggatcgggcgatccttcggagtggacaccactggacctgcctgtaaaaaagaaggggaagaaagttgccttgacctctccgaaggtccttccttgtcctgcaaaagagacctgcgcttaggtggaggcgatcccgactgcaacctggcgacacgcgtccctgctgctgccgcgagctgcgggacccgacgcgaacgggggtcgtactgacgctcgcgcgagggtgaCACGAAAGAGTCGCGCGCaaggggctgttggagcgcgggcgcCCAATCGCGCGGAGACAAACGAGCGTGGGAGCAATCGCGAGCGGGCGAAcgggc
Above is a window of Palaemon carinicauda isolate YSFRI2023 chromosome 6, ASM3689809v2, whole genome shotgun sequence DNA encoding:
- the LOC137643328 gene encoding uncharacterized protein, with the translated sequence MVSIIKSERGNDMVVDEQQFMYHKHGTNKDGTIIYWVCSQRKKRNCKARLHTKKTSDNDFEVLQHVNEHTHSSTKDRVDAKVAHESLKEKVKTSHQSSRVLVAQATASLDESVLSQMPNTSHISRNIRKWRQKLSNFPSVPCGRAGYSIPLEFTVIEGGKTFLQYDSGIDDVDRILMFASDAGLQDLKRFKNWTIDGTFKVAPEFYYQLLTVHVQQDKLSIPRVFALLPNKTEVTYRRVFEKLSEFLGGEETENITIDFEKACFNGIKAAFPDVFLNGCFFHFSQSLYRKIVELGFKQEYHNNNEFSLKMRHFSALAFVPTQDVIWVFEELSDDDAIPQEFLAYFESTYIGIERGTRNNRRRVTGTFPLCFWNVYSRVVNSLPRTNNNVEAFHNSLNKSVGNAHPNIWRLIDALKDEERLATI